The Bradyrhizobium oligotrophicum S58 genome contains the following window.
CGGTGCCCTGGTAGAAATCGGGCACGCCCGGCATGGTGGCCTTCAGCGTGAGCTGGGTCAGCGAATTCAGCGCGCCGAGCAGCGCCAGCCGCCTAGCCACCGTCTCCAGCGACTGCAAGAACTCGGACGAGCGCTCGCGGTCGAGGATGCGCTCGATGAACATGCGCAGGCCGTTCTCATAGGCCTCGTTCGGGTTGAGCCAGCTCGTCTCCTCCTTGCCTTCCCGCGCCGCCTTCAGCGCATAGGCCTGCAAGCGCCCGGGAAGGCTGTCGTCGGCGCCGGACGCCGGCCAGATGCCGACCAGCGTCTGGTAGAGCATGTATTCGAACGCGGCCGAGGGCGCGCGCATGTTGCCCTCCACCACCACATGAGGCGCGTTCAAGGTCTTCCAGCGCGCCACCGAGGAGGTCCAGTCGCTGGGCAGTTCGGTGAGCGCCGCAAGCCGGGTGCGGGCGTCTTCGCCGCGCTTGGTGTCGTGGGTCGCAGTGGCGGTCATGCCGTGCGGCCAGTGCCTGGCGCGGTCGCGCATCAGTCTGTGGAAGTCGGCGATGGCGAGCGCATGCGCCGCCGGATCGCCGCCGACCTCGTTCAGCGGGAGCAGCCGGTGGAAGCGATAGAAGCTGGTGTCCTCCAGCGATTTCGCCATCATCGGGCCCGTGAACTGCTGCACCTTGAGAGCGAAGCGGCGCACGCGCGGGACGCTGTGGTTGGTGCTGCGGTCGCGCTTGATGAGATCCATGGTCAGCGCATCGCGCAGGAACTCGAAGATCGAGCCGTCGGAGGCGAACCATTCGGCGCGGGCGCCGGCGATGGCGTGATCGATCAGCTTGCGGTCGGCCTCGGTCGGAGCGGCCGTGGTGAGATAGGTGCGATAGACCGGGAAGTGCAGCACGTAGAGCTCGAGCGCCCGGCGCAGGCTGTCTTCCGAATAGTCGCGCGTGGAGTAGTGGCCGTTGGCGATCCGCGCCAGCAGCCGGGTCAGCACGGTGAACTCGCTGGTCAGCAGCGTTTCCAGCACGCGCCGCTTGGCGTCCTTGATGACGGGCGCGAGCTTCGGTGGCCTATTGCTGATCTGGCGCCAGATCTCGTCGAGCGGCTCCAGCCCGTTGCCGTCGATCAGGAGCTGCGTGATGACGTTCATCCACTCGTAGCCGGTGGTGCCGTGCACGCCGGCGAAGCTCGGCAGCTTCTCGTGCTCGCAGAGGATCTTTTCGATCACGACATAGAACGGCGCTGCCGCCGGCCCGCGGGCGTCACGGATCAGGCGGCGCAGGCGCTGGAAATACTGCGCGGGGTCGCGCAGGCCGTCGATGTGGTCGAGCCGCAATCCCTGCAACCGGCCGTCGGCGATCAGCTTCTTGACCAGCCGATGGATCGCCTCGAACGTGCCGGCATCCTCGACGCGCAGGCCCGCCAGCGTGTTGACGTCGAAGAAGCGGCGATAGTTGATGTCGCTGGACGCCAGCCGCCAATGCCCGAGCTTGTAGTTCTGCCGCTCCAGCAGGTGATGCAGAGCGAGCGTCTGCGCCGGCCGGTCGGGGCCGGCCCTGTAGGCCGAAAGACCGCGGGCGATGATATCTGCCGCGCCGGGAACGGCCATGAGCGCTGCCTTGAAGCCGGGGGCTTCCTTGCGATTGGGATGGCGCAGACCCGGATAACGCGAGACCAGTTCGAGAATCTGTTTGCCCGCATCGCTATGCTCCTCGCCGGCTTCCTTGACGATGATGCGCAGCATCTCGCCATAGCGCTCGGGAGCGATCGGCAGCCGATGCTCGAAGTACCAGCAGGAGAAGGAGCCTTCGCTGGCGTCGTAGCGCAGCTCGATATCGCCATGTTCGAGCGCGTGGCCGTAGGAGGTGCCGATGATCGGCAGCAACACTCCGCCGCGCGCGCGATACGGCAACTGGTCCCAGTCGATGTCGAAGGAGGCTGCGTGGGGCGAGGCCTCGCCCCATTCGAGCACGTCGAGCCACCACGGATTGTCGTCGAAATGCACGCCGACATGGTTCGGCACGAAGTCGAGGATGAGGCCGAGATCGTGCTGCTGCAGCGCCGCGCTCAGCTTGGCAAAGCCCTCCTCGCCACCGAGCTCGGGATTGAGCTTGGAATGGTCGGTGATGTCGTAGCCATGTGTCGAGCCCTTGCGCGCTTTCATGAAAGGCGAGGCGTAGACATGGCTGATGCCGAGCGCCTTCAGATACGGCACGACGCGCGCGGCCGCCTCGAAGTTGAAATCGGCGGTGAGTTGCAGGCGGTAGGTCGCGAGCGGAATGGCCGGAGGCATGTTACCCTCCGATGCTCCAGAAGACGGACCAAGGCGGCAGGCGGTCTCCAGGCGTGCCGCCCCAAATCAGAGTGCCCGCGAACTCGCTCGGAGAGAAGGCCAGCTCCCTGTCAGAGACGTTGGCGAGCAGCCGCAGCTTGCTGCCGTCACCCATCACCCAGTGAGCGCTCAGCCGCCCGTCGTCGGTCGCATTGGCGTCGCCGAATTTTGCGCCCGGCAGTCGCGGCGCGACCTCCTTGTGCCGCACGGCAAGCAGCGCGCGTACCAGCGCCAGACGCGCGCGCCCAGGGGACTCATTGCGGGAGTCCCAATCGATGATCGCGGACTTGAAAGTCTCGATGTCGAGCGGATCGGGGACCTCGTCGCCATATTTGGCGTACGCCCACTCATACTCCCTGCGGCGTCCCCTGCGCACGGCATGTGCGAGGTCGCCCTGGAAGTCGCAGAAGAACGGGAACGGCTGCTTCGAGCCCCATTCCTCGCCCATGAACAGCATCGGGATCGTCGGCGCCAGCAAGGTCGCCGCCAGCGCAGCCGCGATTCCTTCCGGGGGCGCCAGTGCCTCCAGCCGGTCGCCGAACACGCGGTTGCCGATCTGGTCGTGGTTCTGCAGGAAATTGATGAAGGCGCCGGGGGCCAGATGACCGCTCGGTTCGCCCCGTGGGTCGCCGCCCCAGAACACGGCCGGCTCGCCCTGATAGACGAAGCCCGAGGCGAGCGCGCGCGCGAGGCCATTGCGCGGCGATTGCTGATAGTCGCCGTAATAACCGCCGTTCTCGCCGGTCAGCATCACGTGCCAGACGTGGTGATAGTCGTCATTCCACTGCGCGCGGAATTTGCCGCTTGGCGGATCCTCGGAGGCGTCGAGCATGCTGGCGCGGTTGTCGCCGTTCTCGAGCACGAGATGGATGTGCCGTCCGGCCGCCGCGGCGAATTCGCCGACCGCCGCGCTGAGATCGTGCAGCATTGGAATCTCCCCCTCGTTGGAGAGGATGTGATTGACGGCGTCGAAGCGCAGTCCGTCGAAGCGATAGTCGCGGAGCCAATGCAGCGCGTTCTCGATCGCGAAAGCGCGCACTTCCGGCCGCCGGTAGTCGATGGCGCTGCCCCACGGGGTATGCGCGTCGGTGAAGAAGGTCGGTGCATACCGGCCGATGTAGTTCCCCTCAGGACCAAAGTGATTGTAGACGACGTCGAGGAACACCATTACGCCGCGTAGATGCGCCTCGTCGATCAGCGCGCGCAAATCGTCGGGACGGCCATAGGCGCTGTCGGGCGCGTAGAGCAGCACGCCGTCATAGCCCCAGTTGCGCTTGCCGGCGAAATCCGCCAACGGCATCAGCTCGAGCGCAGTGATGCCGGTCTCGACGAGGTGGTCGAGCTTGTCGATCATCGCGCGATAGGTGCCTTCCTTCGTGAAGGTGCCGACATGGCTTTCGAGGAACACGGCATCCTGCCACGGACGGCCGCGCCAGTCCGAGGAGCGCCAGCGGTAAGCGCCGTGATCGATGACTTCGCTGGGACCGGAGACGTCCTCCGGCTGAAAATCCGAGCCTGGATCCGGAACGTCGAGCTCGTCATCAATGCGGAACTTATATTGCGTGCCGGCACCGACTCCGGCGACATCGAGCACATACCAGCCGCTATCGACGCGCTGCATCTCATGCTTGCTGTCGAGCACCAGATCGACGCGCTTCGCGGCGGGAGCCCACAGCCGGAACGTCGTGCCGTTGCCGGTGATGCGAGGCCCGAACTGCCGGGCGCTCATGACAGGCCCGCATAGGCCAGCACGGAGCGCGGCGGCGCCTTGAGATCCGCGCCGGCGATGAAGTCGATCTGCGTCTGCTGGGCTTCAGTGGTGTTGAGGACCTGCTGCCACGTCTTGTATTCGGCGAGCTTGGGCAATTTGAATCCGATCTCTTCGGGGGCGGCGTTCAGAACGATAAAGATCGGAGCCTGCTCCTGTTCCACCGGCGCGAGCACATAGGCGAGAAATCGACCATCGGGAAAGGTCCAGTCGGTTTGTGTCATCTCCTCTGCCGAGGGTGTCAGCCACAGCACGCCGAAGCTGCCATCCGAGCGACGGCCATCGAGCCAGCGGCGCGCGCGAATCTGGCCGAAGCGGCGGCGCAGCTCGGTCATGTGCGCAATGAAGTCGATGAGGTCGTCACCTTCGCGCCCCATGCCGCTCCAGTCGACCCAGCCGACCTCGTTGTCCTGGCAATAGGCGTTGTTGTTGCCGCTCTGCGAGTTGCCGACCTCGTCGCCGGCGAGCAGCAGCGGCAGGCCCTGCGCGAGGAACAAACAGGCGAGCTGATTCTTGCGCGACTGCCGGCGCAGCGCATTGATGGCCACATCGTCGGTCGGCCCCTCATGGCCGAAATTGTTGCTGTGGTTGTCGTTGGAGCCGTCGCGATTGTCCTCGCCGTTCGCCTCGTTGTGCTTGCTGTTGTAGCTGAACAGGTCCGCAAGCGTGAAGCCGTCATGGACGGTGACGTGATTGAGGCTGGCGCGCTGCGTGCGGCCGTCGTGATTGAAGATGTCCGACGAGCCGGTCATGCGGCTCGAGACCTCGCCGATCAGGCTGCCTTCGCCGCTCCAATAGCGCCGCATGGCGCTGCGATAGCGGTCGTTCCATTCCGACCATTGCGATGGAAAGGCGCCGACCTGGTAGCCGCCGAGGCCGACGTCCCAGGGCTCCGCGACCAGCTTGACGCCCGCCAGCACCGGGTCCTGGCGGATCGCCGTGAGGAAGCCGCTGCGCCGGTCGAAGCCGTGCTTCTCGCGGGCGAGCGTGGTGGCGAGATCGAAGCGGAAGCCGTCGACGTGACAGACCTCGACCCAGTAGCGCAGCGAGTCCATCACCATCTGCAGCACACGCGGATGCGTGAGATTCACCGATGAGCCGCAGCCGGTGAAGTCGTCGTAGAACCGCGGATTGTCTGGCTGCAGCCAGTAGTAGGACGCGTTGTCGATGCCGCGATAGCACAAGGTCGGCCCGAGATGATTGCCCTCGGCGGTGTGGTTGTAGACGACGTCGAGCATCACCTCGATGCCGGCGTCATGCAGCCGCGCCACCGTCGTCCGGAAAGCGTCGAGCGGATTGTCCTGCGCGTAGCGCAGCTCCGGCGCGAAGAACGAGATGGTGTTGTAGCCCCAGTAGTTGACCAGCTTCTTCTCGACCAGCATGCGGTCGTCGATGAAGGCGTGGATCGGCAACAGCTCGATCGTGGTGACGCCGAGCCGCTTGAGGTGCTTGATCATCGCCGGCGACGACAGCCCGCCATAGGTGCCACGCAGATTGGGCGGGACGTCGTCACGCTTGTTGGTCAGGCCCTTGACGTGGGCCTCGTAGATGATCGTGTCCTCCCAGGGGATCTGCGGACGCATTTCGCGCCGGCCCCAGTTGAAGGTCTCGTCGATG
Protein-coding sequences here:
- the treZ gene encoding malto-oligosyltrehalose trehalohydrolase, giving the protein MSARQFGPRITGNGTTFRLWAPAAKRVDLVLDSKHEMQRVDSGWYVLDVAGVGAGTQYKFRIDDELDVPDPGSDFQPEDVSGPSEVIDHGAYRWRSSDWRGRPWQDAVFLESHVGTFTKEGTYRAMIDKLDHLVETGITALELMPLADFAGKRNWGYDGVLLYAPDSAYGRPDDLRALIDEAHLRGVMVFLDVVYNHFGPEGNYIGRYAPTFFTDAHTPWGSAIDYRRPEVRAFAIENALHWLRDYRFDGLRFDAVNHILSNEGEIPMLHDLSAAVGEFAAAAGRHIHLVLENGDNRASMLDASEDPPSGKFRAQWNDDYHHVWHVMLTGENGGYYGDYQQSPRNGLARALASGFVYQGEPAVFWGGDPRGEPSGHLAPGAFINFLQNHDQIGNRVFGDRLEALAPPEGIAAALAATLLAPTIPMLFMGEEWGSKQPFPFFCDFQGDLAHAVRRGRRREYEWAYAKYGDEVPDPLDIETFKSAIIDWDSRNESPGRARLALVRALLAVRHKEVAPRLPGAKFGDANATDDGRLSAHWVMGDGSKLRLLANVSDRELAFSPSEFAGTLIWGGTPGDRLPPWSVFWSIGG
- the treY gene encoding malto-oligosyltrehalose synthase, with translation MPPAIPLATYRLQLTADFNFEAAARVVPYLKALGISHVYASPFMKARKGSTHGYDITDHSKLNPELGGEEGFAKLSAALQQHDLGLILDFVPNHVGVHFDDNPWWLDVLEWGEASPHAASFDIDWDQLPYRARGGVLLPIIGTSYGHALEHGDIELRYDASEGSFSCWYFEHRLPIAPERYGEMLRIIVKEAGEEHSDAGKQILELVSRYPGLRHPNRKEAPGFKAALMAVPGAADIIARGLSAYRAGPDRPAQTLALHHLLERQNYKLGHWRLASSDINYRRFFDVNTLAGLRVEDAGTFEAIHRLVKKLIADGRLQGLRLDHIDGLRDPAQYFQRLRRLIRDARGPAAAPFYVVIEKILCEHEKLPSFAGVHGTTGYEWMNVITQLLIDGNGLEPLDEIWRQISNRPPKLAPVIKDAKRRVLETLLTSEFTVLTRLLARIANGHYSTRDYSEDSLRRALELYVLHFPVYRTYLTTAAPTEADRKLIDHAIAGARAEWFASDGSIFEFLRDALTMDLIKRDRSTNHSVPRVRRFALKVQQFTGPMMAKSLEDTSFYRFHRLLPLNEVGGDPAAHALAIADFHRLMRDRARHWPHGMTATATHDTKRGEDARTRLAALTELPSDWTSSVARWKTLNAPHVVVEGNMRAPSAAFEYMLYQTLVGIWPASGADDSLPGRLQAYALKAAREGKEETSWLNPNEAYENGLRMFIERILDRERSSEFLQSLETVARRLALLGALNSLTQLTLKATMPGVPDFYQGTEFWDLSMVDPDNRRPVDFAARETALREAEKPDWARLIELWPDGRVKLGWTRHLLKMRNELAAVFTDGAYEPLEVTGRHADHIVAFARCRGREAAIVVVARAFAPFTDSGRVWPHADAFDAAVHVPGYKAEGVQDGLLPVSSIFTHLPAAVIPARSEAAAGQIGKRHAGPAAVAAT
- the glgX gene encoding glycogen debranching protein GlgX encodes the protein MRLATGSHARLGATWDGRGTNFALFSANAEKVELCLFDSQGRREIERIELPERTEDVWHGYLNDVSPGQLYGYRVYGPYEPERGHRFNANKLLLDPYAKRLAGRLVWSDAHFAYRAGSPREDLSFDRRDNARGMPKAVVIDETFNWGRREMRPQIPWEDTIIYEAHVKGLTNKRDDVPPNLRGTYGGLSSPAMIKHLKRLGVTTIELLPIHAFIDDRMLVEKKLVNYWGYNTISFFAPELRYAQDNPLDAFRTTVARLHDAGIEVMLDVVYNHTAEGNHLGPTLCYRGIDNASYYWLQPDNPRFYDDFTGCGSSVNLTHPRVLQMVMDSLRYWVEVCHVDGFRFDLATTLAREKHGFDRRSGFLTAIRQDPVLAGVKLVAEPWDVGLGGYQVGAFPSQWSEWNDRYRSAMRRYWSGEGSLIGEVSSRMTGSSDIFNHDGRTQRASLNHVTVHDGFTLADLFSYNSKHNEANGEDNRDGSNDNHSNNFGHEGPTDDVAINALRRQSRKNQLACLFLAQGLPLLLAGDEVGNSQSGNNNAYCQDNEVGWVDWSGMGREGDDLIDFIAHMTELRRRFGQIRARRWLDGRRSDGSFGVLWLTPSAEEMTQTDWTFPDGRFLAYVLAPVEQEQAPIFIVLNAAPEEIGFKLPKLAEYKTWQQVLNTTEAQQTQIDFIAGADLKAPPRSVLAYAGLS